In Haliaeetus albicilla chromosome 12, bHalAlb1.1, whole genome shotgun sequence, a genomic segment contains:
- the LINS1 gene encoding protein Lines homolog 1 isoform X3, whose translation MLKDEVLTKAGILKKLLAPLDAVLEGFYNSILFHHFDSHHYTSPYSEAANNLISFIDLLEALLASRIELELPLRCQRVLFLKVSYILTLISSSIHYLIKKKLIMLLKKCVLYKSREDAKSGSLFLQNPSLYEDMLALSNAVLQVVNLAWLNQIPLSEKASYFGGSETVPGDGTQGGSDQTVLRALSLVVLKALEFKFQNSATEAEIKGDFQSSMSQLLLFWRSHLKASLQFHPVVHHCEWVSLIFIEQDDDMWEAAKALLLIYLKFDRLRHDAADNLSQKEEETWNFLTHASAYNPHCIFLFFLEKIAFDSTVLLDFLISSETCFLEYLVRYLKLLSKDWHQFVDVCNGFDTKDGTFQSISSVKQEKQSCMTVESLQNACCEPEPQTLVALAASHSYLVFTTEQGDNEVVESNQSNSLICTDSTSLLGSLQSLVNYDSSEDSELESDGKECLVDTKQVPLNNEGKVMIRETVCSYTDDKQNTLKCEVLPLKQKGSNTLPCLTCTASLDNVIPLRTMLYTSTKCLEELQKAISRLQRRNLFPYNPSALLKLLSHVEKISKNVNPQ comes from the exons ATGCTGAAAGATGAAGTTTTAACCAAAGCAG GTATTTTGAAGAAGTTGTTGGCTCCTCTTGATGCTGTGCTTGAAGGATTTTATAATTCCATTCTGTTCCATCATTTTGACAGTCACCACTACACTTCACCTTATTCTGAAGCTGCAAACAATTTGATCAGTTTTATAGATCTGCTTGAAGCACTTTTGGCTTCCAGAATTGAATTAGAACTACCGCTCAGATGCCAGAGAGTATTGTTTTTGAAAGTTTCTTACATCCTGACACTCATTAGCTCATCAATTCACTATTTAATCAAGAAGAAGTTAATTATGCTACTTAAAAAATGTGTCCTTTACAAGTCTAGAGAAGATGCTAAAAGTGGATCACTGTTCTTACAAAACCCATCTTTATATGAGGATATGCTTGCCCTGAGTAATGCTGTTCTGCAGGTTGTGAATTTGGCTTGGCTTAATCAGATCCCACTCAGTGAAAAGGCCAGCTACTTTGGAGGCAGTGAGACTGTTCCTGGAGATGGTACTCAAGGTGGTAGTGACCAAACTGTTCTCAGAGCCTTAAGTCTGGTTGTGCTTAAAGCACTGGAATTCAAGTTTCAGAACTCTGCTACAGAAGCTGAAATCAAAG gagacTTTCAGAGTTCCATGTCCCAGCTGTTGTTATTCTGGAGGAGTCATCTGAAGGCTTCCCTACAGTTTCACCCAGTTGTACATCACTGTGAATGGGTCTCCTTGATTTTCATAGAGCAAGATGATGATATGTGGGAAGCTGCTAAAGCTTTATTACTCATCTATTTAAAATTTGATAG GTTACGGCATGATGCTGCTGATAACTTAAGccaaaaagaagaggaaaccTGGAACTTCCTTACACATGCAAGTGCATATAATCCTCActgtatctttttattttttctagaaaaaatcGCATTTGATTCCACAGTACTTCTAGATTTTCTGATTTCATCAGAAACTTGCTTTCTGGAGTACTTGGTAAGGTACTTAAAGCTTCTGAGCAAAGACTGGCATCAGTTTGTAGATGTCTGTAACGGTTTTGATACCAAGGATGGCACTTTTCAATCAATTTCTTCTGtcaagcaagaaaaacaaagctgtatGACTGTTGAGAGTTTGCAAAATGCTTGTTGTGAACCAGAACCACAGACTCTTGTAGCTTTGGCTGCTTCTCACAGCTACTTAGTGTTTACAACAGAGCAAGGTGATAATGAAGTTGTTGAGTCTAACCAGTCTAACTCATTGATATGCACTGATAGTACATCTCTGCTGGGTTCTCTTCAAAGCCTTGTTAATTATGACAGCTCAGAAGACTCCGAATTAGAATCAGATGGAAAAGAGTGCTTGGTAGACACAAAGCAGGTGCCTTTAAATAATGAGGGTAAGGTGATGATAAGGGAAACTGTTTGCAGCTACACAGATGATAAACAGAATACACTCAAGTGTGAAGTGTTGCCTCTGAAACAAAAGGGATCTAATACCTTACCCTGTTTGACTTGTACAGCGTCTCTGGATAACGTCATTCCCCTAAGGACAATGCTTTACACATCAACAAAATGTCTGGAAGAACTGCAAAAAGCTATTTCTAGGTTGCAGAGAAGAAATCTTTTCCCATATAATCCATCTGCATTGTTGAAGCTACTGAGCCACGTTGAGAAGATCAGTAAGAACGTGAATCCACAATAA
- the LINS1 gene encoding protein Lines homolog 1 isoform X1: MKISLLQQMYKDILVGIPLAKESHHYISLLNLCVEQPPGRDESCNRMHLPSTNGGMRSHQDADMSNLVVPTTDDTSNSFANVNSSFCPREVMLLQLTLIKMMVAKAESQEIEFSTRQKYCEIFALLLKEAKIDSKLICLLGSYDQLLSHMASKSLASLVYFQLKEENALNVTWLTFSLKTLSGFPVNTQVAECLWTLTTIIKDMLKDEVLTKAGILKKLLAPLDAVLEGFYNSILFHHFDSHHYTSPYSEAANNLISFIDLLEALLASRIELELPLRCQRVLFLKVSYILTLISSSIHYLIKKKLIMLLKKCVLYKSREDAKSGSLFLQNPSLYEDMLALSNAVLQVVNLAWLNQIPLSEKASYFGGSETVPGDGTQGGSDQTVLRALSLVVLKALEFKFQNSATEAEIKGDFQSSMSQLLLFWRSHLKASLQFHPVVHHCEWVSLIFIEQDDDMWEAAKALLLIYLKFDRLRHDAADNLSQKEEETWNFLTHASAYNPHCIFLFFLEKIAFDSTVLLDFLISSETCFLEYLVRYLKLLSKDWHQFVDVCNGFDTKDGTFQSISSVKQEKQSCMTVESLQNACCEPEPQTLVALAASHSYLVFTTEQGDNEVVESNQSNSLICTDSTSLLGSLQSLVNYDSSEDSELESDGKECLVDTKQVPLNNEGKVMIRETVCSYTDDKQNTLKCEVLPLKQKGSNTLPCLTCTASLDNVIPLRTMLYTSTKCLEELQKAISRLQRRNLFPYNPSALLKLLSHVEKISKNVNPQ; this comes from the exons ATGAAGATCTCTCTTCTGCAGCAGATGTATAAGGACATACTGGTAGGCATTCCGCTAGCAAAGGAAAGCCATCATTATATCTCTTTACTTAATCTGTGTGTTGAGCAGCCACCAGGAAGAGATGAATCATGTAATCGGATGCATCTGCCATCTACTAATGGTGGTATGAGGAGCCATCAGGACGCTGATATGTCGAATTTGGTTGTCCCTACAACAGATGATACATCAAATAGCTTTGCAAACGTGAACTCCTCATTCTGTCCACGAGAAGTAATGCTTCTTCAGTTAACCTTGATCAAGATGATGGTTGCTAAAGCAGAGTCCCAGGAAATTGAATTCAGTACAAGACAGAAGTACTGTGAGATCTTTGCCCTTCTTCTGAAGGAGGCAAAAATTGACTCAAAATTG ATTTGTCTGCTTGGTAGTTATGATCAGCTGTTATCTCACATGGCTTCAAAAAGTTTAGCATCTCTTGTGTATTTCCAGCTGAAGGAAGAG AACGCATTAAATGTCACCTGGCTCACCTTTAGTTTGAAGACTCTTTCAGGATTCCCTGTGAATACCCAGGTAGCAGAATGTCTGTGGACTCTTACAACTATTATCAAGGACATGCTGAAAGATGAAGTTTTAACCAAAGCAG GTATTTTGAAGAAGTTGTTGGCTCCTCTTGATGCTGTGCTTGAAGGATTTTATAATTCCATTCTGTTCCATCATTTTGACAGTCACCACTACACTTCACCTTATTCTGAAGCTGCAAACAATTTGATCAGTTTTATAGATCTGCTTGAAGCACTTTTGGCTTCCAGAATTGAATTAGAACTACCGCTCAGATGCCAGAGAGTATTGTTTTTGAAAGTTTCTTACATCCTGACACTCATTAGCTCATCAATTCACTATTTAATCAAGAAGAAGTTAATTATGCTACTTAAAAAATGTGTCCTTTACAAGTCTAGAGAAGATGCTAAAAGTGGATCACTGTTCTTACAAAACCCATCTTTATATGAGGATATGCTTGCCCTGAGTAATGCTGTTCTGCAGGTTGTGAATTTGGCTTGGCTTAATCAGATCCCACTCAGTGAAAAGGCCAGCTACTTTGGAGGCAGTGAGACTGTTCCTGGAGATGGTACTCAAGGTGGTAGTGACCAAACTGTTCTCAGAGCCTTAAGTCTGGTTGTGCTTAAAGCACTGGAATTCAAGTTTCAGAACTCTGCTACAGAAGCTGAAATCAAAG gagacTTTCAGAGTTCCATGTCCCAGCTGTTGTTATTCTGGAGGAGTCATCTGAAGGCTTCCCTACAGTTTCACCCAGTTGTACATCACTGTGAATGGGTCTCCTTGATTTTCATAGAGCAAGATGATGATATGTGGGAAGCTGCTAAAGCTTTATTACTCATCTATTTAAAATTTGATAG GTTACGGCATGATGCTGCTGATAACTTAAGccaaaaagaagaggaaaccTGGAACTTCCTTACACATGCAAGTGCATATAATCCTCActgtatctttttattttttctagaaaaaatcGCATTTGATTCCACAGTACTTCTAGATTTTCTGATTTCATCAGAAACTTGCTTTCTGGAGTACTTGGTAAGGTACTTAAAGCTTCTGAGCAAAGACTGGCATCAGTTTGTAGATGTCTGTAACGGTTTTGATACCAAGGATGGCACTTTTCAATCAATTTCTTCTGtcaagcaagaaaaacaaagctgtatGACTGTTGAGAGTTTGCAAAATGCTTGTTGTGAACCAGAACCACAGACTCTTGTAGCTTTGGCTGCTTCTCACAGCTACTTAGTGTTTACAACAGAGCAAGGTGATAATGAAGTTGTTGAGTCTAACCAGTCTAACTCATTGATATGCACTGATAGTACATCTCTGCTGGGTTCTCTTCAAAGCCTTGTTAATTATGACAGCTCAGAAGACTCCGAATTAGAATCAGATGGAAAAGAGTGCTTGGTAGACACAAAGCAGGTGCCTTTAAATAATGAGGGTAAGGTGATGATAAGGGAAACTGTTTGCAGCTACACAGATGATAAACAGAATACACTCAAGTGTGAAGTGTTGCCTCTGAAACAAAAGGGATCTAATACCTTACCCTGTTTGACTTGTACAGCGTCTCTGGATAACGTCATTCCCCTAAGGACAATGCTTTACACATCAACAAAATGTCTGGAAGAACTGCAAAAAGCTATTTCTAGGTTGCAGAGAAGAAATCTTTTCCCATATAATCCATCTGCATTGTTGAAGCTACTGAGCCACGTTGAGAAGATCAGTAAGAACGTGAATCCACAATAA
- the LINS1 gene encoding protein Lines homolog 1 isoform X2, producing the protein MKISLLQQMYKDILVGIPLAKESHHYISLLNLCVEQPPGRDESCNRMHLPSTNGGMRSHQDADMSNLVVPTTDDTSNSFANVNSSFCPREVMLLQLTLIKMMVAKAESQEIEFSTRQKYCEIFALLLKEAKIDSKLNALNVTWLTFSLKTLSGFPVNTQVAECLWTLTTIIKDMLKDEVLTKAGILKKLLAPLDAVLEGFYNSILFHHFDSHHYTSPYSEAANNLISFIDLLEALLASRIELELPLRCQRVLFLKVSYILTLISSSIHYLIKKKLIMLLKKCVLYKSREDAKSGSLFLQNPSLYEDMLALSNAVLQVVNLAWLNQIPLSEKASYFGGSETVPGDGTQGGSDQTVLRALSLVVLKALEFKFQNSATEAEIKGDFQSSMSQLLLFWRSHLKASLQFHPVVHHCEWVSLIFIEQDDDMWEAAKALLLIYLKFDRLRHDAADNLSQKEEETWNFLTHASAYNPHCIFLFFLEKIAFDSTVLLDFLISSETCFLEYLVRYLKLLSKDWHQFVDVCNGFDTKDGTFQSISSVKQEKQSCMTVESLQNACCEPEPQTLVALAASHSYLVFTTEQGDNEVVESNQSNSLICTDSTSLLGSLQSLVNYDSSEDSELESDGKECLVDTKQVPLNNEGKVMIRETVCSYTDDKQNTLKCEVLPLKQKGSNTLPCLTCTASLDNVIPLRTMLYTSTKCLEELQKAISRLQRRNLFPYNPSALLKLLSHVEKISKNVNPQ; encoded by the exons ATGAAGATCTCTCTTCTGCAGCAGATGTATAAGGACATACTGGTAGGCATTCCGCTAGCAAAGGAAAGCCATCATTATATCTCTTTACTTAATCTGTGTGTTGAGCAGCCACCAGGAAGAGATGAATCATGTAATCGGATGCATCTGCCATCTACTAATGGTGGTATGAGGAGCCATCAGGACGCTGATATGTCGAATTTGGTTGTCCCTACAACAGATGATACATCAAATAGCTTTGCAAACGTGAACTCCTCATTCTGTCCACGAGAAGTAATGCTTCTTCAGTTAACCTTGATCAAGATGATGGTTGCTAAAGCAGAGTCCCAGGAAATTGAATTCAGTACAAGACAGAAGTACTGTGAGATCTTTGCCCTTCTTCTGAAGGAGGCAAAAATTGACTCAAAATTG AACGCATTAAATGTCACCTGGCTCACCTTTAGTTTGAAGACTCTTTCAGGATTCCCTGTGAATACCCAGGTAGCAGAATGTCTGTGGACTCTTACAACTATTATCAAGGACATGCTGAAAGATGAAGTTTTAACCAAAGCAG GTATTTTGAAGAAGTTGTTGGCTCCTCTTGATGCTGTGCTTGAAGGATTTTATAATTCCATTCTGTTCCATCATTTTGACAGTCACCACTACACTTCACCTTATTCTGAAGCTGCAAACAATTTGATCAGTTTTATAGATCTGCTTGAAGCACTTTTGGCTTCCAGAATTGAATTAGAACTACCGCTCAGATGCCAGAGAGTATTGTTTTTGAAAGTTTCTTACATCCTGACACTCATTAGCTCATCAATTCACTATTTAATCAAGAAGAAGTTAATTATGCTACTTAAAAAATGTGTCCTTTACAAGTCTAGAGAAGATGCTAAAAGTGGATCACTGTTCTTACAAAACCCATCTTTATATGAGGATATGCTTGCCCTGAGTAATGCTGTTCTGCAGGTTGTGAATTTGGCTTGGCTTAATCAGATCCCACTCAGTGAAAAGGCCAGCTACTTTGGAGGCAGTGAGACTGTTCCTGGAGATGGTACTCAAGGTGGTAGTGACCAAACTGTTCTCAGAGCCTTAAGTCTGGTTGTGCTTAAAGCACTGGAATTCAAGTTTCAGAACTCTGCTACAGAAGCTGAAATCAAAG gagacTTTCAGAGTTCCATGTCCCAGCTGTTGTTATTCTGGAGGAGTCATCTGAAGGCTTCCCTACAGTTTCACCCAGTTGTACATCACTGTGAATGGGTCTCCTTGATTTTCATAGAGCAAGATGATGATATGTGGGAAGCTGCTAAAGCTTTATTACTCATCTATTTAAAATTTGATAG GTTACGGCATGATGCTGCTGATAACTTAAGccaaaaagaagaggaaaccTGGAACTTCCTTACACATGCAAGTGCATATAATCCTCActgtatctttttattttttctagaaaaaatcGCATTTGATTCCACAGTACTTCTAGATTTTCTGATTTCATCAGAAACTTGCTTTCTGGAGTACTTGGTAAGGTACTTAAAGCTTCTGAGCAAAGACTGGCATCAGTTTGTAGATGTCTGTAACGGTTTTGATACCAAGGATGGCACTTTTCAATCAATTTCTTCTGtcaagcaagaaaaacaaagctgtatGACTGTTGAGAGTTTGCAAAATGCTTGTTGTGAACCAGAACCACAGACTCTTGTAGCTTTGGCTGCTTCTCACAGCTACTTAGTGTTTACAACAGAGCAAGGTGATAATGAAGTTGTTGAGTCTAACCAGTCTAACTCATTGATATGCACTGATAGTACATCTCTGCTGGGTTCTCTTCAAAGCCTTGTTAATTATGACAGCTCAGAAGACTCCGAATTAGAATCAGATGGAAAAGAGTGCTTGGTAGACACAAAGCAGGTGCCTTTAAATAATGAGGGTAAGGTGATGATAAGGGAAACTGTTTGCAGCTACACAGATGATAAACAGAATACACTCAAGTGTGAAGTGTTGCCTCTGAAACAAAAGGGATCTAATACCTTACCCTGTTTGACTTGTACAGCGTCTCTGGATAACGTCATTCCCCTAAGGACAATGCTTTACACATCAACAAAATGTCTGGAAGAACTGCAAAAAGCTATTTCTAGGTTGCAGAGAAGAAATCTTTTCCCATATAATCCATCTGCATTGTTGAAGCTACTGAGCCACGTTGAGAAGATCAGTAAGAACGTGAATCCACAATAA